The DNA window TTCCTCACTTTCTATTGGAAGATGCAGCAGAGCATGCATGTGGTTGTGAATGTTCATGGGAACAGCAAGAAGCATCCTGTCATctgcagtttttgttttttgtgtaagGGTGCTTTTTTCCTTCCTCTTAAGGACTGAACAATATGGTAAGGATCAGTGTCGGAGACAAAACATTAAACTGCACTATAATGACCCTATGTCTAGGAACCAGAAGTATTGCTAAGACACACATCCAAACAAAGCAATGGTTACAAAAGCTTGATTGTTATAACTTTTCCACCAACTAATGAAACAAATTCCCTTTGGatacattttacatatatttattatttttggtaGCTGGCTTAGTAGCACATAGAATGCTTATTATGTTGGTGTCCAAAAAGCTAAGGCAACAGCAAGTTGTCTGGAGCTAGTTCATTCTTAAGAGTCTTTATGATTCATTTCTAAATTTTAACAGTCCCTCCCACTATTTCCTTTCCATTCTCATGTCTCACAATATCATGAACCAGTCACTCGGAATTTGCACAAATCTAGTTCTACACCCAACACCACCAGCCTGATTTTAACAAGCATCTATTatcacacccccaccccaccaaaaaaattaaaacccTGTTTAGATGTGATGTAAATAGGGCAGTGTGTCTGGACTGGTGTGGTGTTATTTGTctagtgggacagaaaaccccAATTTGTTGGACTGCAGCCTGGTTGTCTGCAATACCAGGCATTTCACAGTGATAAACTGTTATGGAAGATGGCTTTAAAATAACAGCAAGGAAAACAGCAAAAATCATGATAGGGCAAAATGTGTGGAAAACTGTATAGAGGACGTACTCGGGGTAAAAGCCTCTTTTCCAGCTTGAACTGTTGCTTGCAGCAGCTCCTCCCACTTTGTACCCCACATCTATCACTATTGTTGTCCGCAATGATGCTCTGCACTGaagtcaaatgaaaaaaaagaaagataataatcataataatcaaTTCAGTAAGTGAATAAGATGATTTAACGTTAATCCTAAGGTAAAAGATGGTTTAAACTAAAGCAGCTCCTCACCAGTATAGGTAGGACATCACAATTACAGTTGTGTCACATATGGAATAACAACAGTAACAGCAACAGTAACAACAACAAGACAACCTTCACTGGTATCTTATCAAACGCTAATGAAATATAACCTGGAATGAGCAGGATTTTATAGATGCCATTCCAATTGCACTGTCCCACACAAAAAAGGGATCTTAACCTCAGAGCAGATCacttagtaaaaaaaataagaaaataccTGAAATAGCAGCAAAAATTTagggtaaaacaaaaacaagaataaaagaTATATTTGTATATCCCAGTGACAGATAAGTAAGCAGTATGTCAGAACCAATTTATGTGGTTTTTCTGTCCTGTATTTCTGTCACTGCTGTCTTATTTTGAGTCACTAAACAAAAACTAAGTTAGACAAATTAGACCCTAGTCAcatgaatgaaaatataaattGCTGTTTTAAAATCATATTCATAATACATCAATTCTAAAAACAAAATTACTAACTCATCTCTAAACCAATGCAATTTCTAAAAATATTGTGACATAACTCACCGAAACAGCAGAGATTTGGTCCAGTCATAATTctgttgtattttttgtttacattttcatGAATATTATAACTGTTACTACTATTTTTGCTCAAGTGACTGCTCCACATTTTCACCAATCAGGAAACAGCTAAAAAGTGAACAAGAAATACAACAATATATATAGTCATAAATAATGGTCCATATGAATAACTTACAGAAACACTGATTCTGAAATGTTACCACTGTTCAAACCTTAAATATCTTACTGCATATTGTAACATAAatcagaaaggtaataaacgtTAATCATGATACAACGCCATTATCATAGTTTTACCATTACACCAGACAATTAGATTATCCTAACACTGGTGTTTTTACTTTTCCCGTGTTTTTTCATAAATTGTTCAACAAATCAAACACAAGAAGTGCATCTCACAATAGCAACATCCATAAAAAATTTATTAACGAACACTCTTTTGGTATAGCATACTTAAGCAACGGAAAAATACAACCAAACCAAGAAGTAATAAATTAAAGTATTAAGATTAATGCTTATTTAATTCTTTTTCATAGGAATACATAACACCTACGATACCTTAAAGACAAGCTACTGTATTAAATACATCACCAGCATGCACAATATCGAATCATTGAGAATATTTGAGAAGCTATTGTTTTACACTGAAGAAACAGTATAATAGGCAAGTGCAtttcataaaaaacacaaaaggtaCATCACAAACTTCAAAGCTGCTTAGTCCTCTTAAATCTTTACCTCCAAAGTACCTTGACCTCCACAAAAGATTTTTGGGTTCCAGTAGACTCTGTGCAAGTTTAAACAAGAAAAAGACTGAGATACTACAGTGTTTTTGGTAGCAAATCAGCTCACATATTTCACCATATCTTTTACAAGGGATTTATTACTGGTATTATGATTTAAAAGGAATTTAAACATTTCAATGCATCTTTAACTAAAACATTGATCCACATTCAATTATTTTCCCTTTTCAGGCAAGTACTCATGCATGTCAATTTCGGCCATTTATGGTTGGACTCTGTATTACTCATCATGACAAGGTTTACTCTTAGCAACCGTCTAAGATGTACAACACTGGAACCTATGAAAACTGGTTTTGAGAAGCTCTCCCGGTCAGGAATTCATTATACTTACTACTCTTACAATGGTCTTACTCCACTCCAATCAATAAACAAGCAGCTCCACGTTGTTTGTACTACATGAACAGTCCCTAGGCATGTGTGAGACTCACAGGTACAGCTCACAAGCCTCCACTGCTGACTGATTGGCCTCATCCTCCGTTTGGTTTTGGCAAATGCTGAGGAGGCGATTGAGAAGGTGGAGGTGCTTTTTTAAATTCTACATTTCACTTAACCTCCCGTTTATATTCATTTGTATTCTTTAAACTTGTGGAAAAATAAAGAACAGCTGCTGCGGTAGTAACATTGGCAAAAGCTGCTGCCAAAGTCCACCGACCCTTTTGCCTTGCAAGCGCGATTCACGTTTTAATTGTTGCCCTCGCCTCCCTCGTCGTCCTGCTGGTCACTCGTCCACAGCGTCAGGTTGTCTCGGAGCAGCTGCATGATGAGCGTGGAGTCTTTGTAGGAGTCctcgttgagggtgtccagctCGGCAATGGCGTCGTCGAAGGCGGTCTTGGCCAggtggcaggcctgctcgggggCGTTCTGGATCTCGTAGTAGAAGACAGAGTAGTTGAGGGCCAGGCCTAGGCGGATGGGGTGGGTTGGCTGCATGTGCTCCTTGCTGATCTCGTGAGCTTCACTGTATGCCTTCTCAGAGGACTCCACCACCGTAGCCCTCTTCTCGCCCGTGGCCACCTCGGCCAGGTATCGGTAATAGTCGCCCTTCATCTTCAGGTAGAAGACCTTGCTCTCGTGCTGTGTTTCGCTGCAGTTCTTGATCAGGAAGTTGTCTAGGAGGTTAAGTACATCCTGGCACAccgcctccagctccttctcaaTCTTCTCACGGTAGGCTCTCACCATTTCGATCTTCTTCTCATTCCCATCTGCTGAGGTCTTCTGCTCGATGCTGGAGATTACCCGCCATGAGGAGCGACGGGCCCCAACCACGTTTTTGTAGGCTACCGACAGCAAATTCCTTTCCTCATTGGACAGtgcctcattcagttctgtaACCTGGTTGGTGGAAAAAGAAAAGATAGGAAGttaggaaaatgtgttattaaCAGTGTATAGTATATCTTTGATGACAGTGTTCTATGTATCATGGAATGTTAATAAACATAAAGAACAGAAAAAGAATCGTACAGCGACttcattatctgtatctgttcAACCAACAAAATTATCTTTCTCTGGATCTGTATTTGGATTGAAGACCGGATGTGGATGTGGTTTATATTGGAAGTCCCGTTAAAACTGTATTTTCTAACTACCCCACCCGCCAACCAGAGAAGAACATCGAACAATCggaaactggaaaaaaacaaaagttttaTAAATCGAAAGATTCAGTTTTAAAGATAACAGTGTTTCCCCCCCCAATTTTTTCCCTGAATTTTTATGTGATTTTGTAAGGAATTAACACATAcaactaaaaatgtcaagggATGTATAAGGGATGTATAGGTTTAGGGGTTTGGGTTTGTACTGGGGTTTGAAAAAAATCTGCACATGACACTGACACCTTCTCCCTCTCCATGTGAATTTCCCAGAGTGACAGCCAGGAAAACTCAGCTCTCAGCCCGCTGACGGTTGTGTACTAGCTTGGTGGCTCGACTACAGAATATAGCcataaatttttaaataatttgcagAAAATGGAATGATGAGTTACTGAAATCACAATCCTGTGTTTCAAACAGAATGGGCATTTATATCTAGTGGCCATCCTCAATAATATGAATCGATTTGAAGAAACACTGACATGTCAGTCATGGAGTTGACTTTTTCCAAATAACAACAACTTTGGGAAGAAAGAAATCTGTTTACAATATGTTATCTGTGCATTTCCAAATAATGTACTCATGTTTGGGTACATCCATGAAATATACCTAAATGTTATagatcattttttaaaattaaacactTTCTCAGGCCTGAGTTTGACTATAGTAAACCAAATTTAGCAACACTTCTGTGCATGGTATACAACAGATGGTTCAACTGTGACCtagtttaatttttaatgtttcTTACCTATCCAGCCAGCTACTCAACCAGAGTTTTAATTTATATTCCAGCGGGAAAAACAAAACTCAACCAATCCCTTTTCTACCAAACTGAATAGAGTGGGAGCAATTTCACTGTAAGATCAGTTAAGATAATTTGTATACAAATACATATGAGTACTTGCTTTAGGTTTTCTCATAATCTTTGCAACGTGGAGCATTTTTGTAGAGAAAACAGCCCATTAGAGTCAAAAATGACCTTTGTTGCAAAAGGATCCTGAAAATAGTATGACCTGTACAAAGCAAAAGGGAATAGTGCTGCCCTAAATTATTTTTCAGAGACAGACAACTACCTACTGTTACCATGTCTGACTTGGTGAATAATACAGTTTTTTGACAAATCTTCTAAAAGAAATATTgcaaaaaattgtttttaaaacatctaGTAGAATAATACCTGTAAAAAACTGCATTCAGCCATATCTTGAAGATTTAGAATTTATCTTAAATGCAGCCAATTAAATACCCTCATTAAGCTGGATCTGCTACAGCACTACTAAAAGTGAAGATTGAACACTGATTTTCCTTCTATTTGCTTCTTTCAACCCATTAGATAAGCAAAAAGAAATCAGCTCTGGGTTTCTATGGCAACCTGCTTATTTGGCATACGGTACCACCACAGCTACTATGGTGACAGGCATCATGATACCAGTGAAGAGAGTGCCTTCACAAGCCCTACAGCACATCCAAAACTGGACATAATCAATGCATGCATGTGTTACTGACCTTCTGTTATGCACAGGCTGACTTTACAGGCTGAGTAAGATTAAAACTATTACTGTTATTAACACTATAATGATCCATATATGCCAGAAAATTTGTTTTGATGGAATTCCTTCCAGTGATGAGCTTGGAAAATTTAATACTGTTACACCATTAATGTATTCATTTTACATGACATATTCACTGCAGCCTACTGTATAGCCAATGGTGCAAATAAAGGTTCGTATTATGATCAttattaatatgaaatatatagtttgtattattataataaGTTTACTGAAAACCACAAGAAAATTACAGATAACAGTAATATCACAAATTATGAAAGTGTCATCTTGGTTTTGCTCTACCAAAGAatcatccatttatccatccattccaGGTTcatggtgtgtgactgtatatgcaagttctttttttttgtgatcaaatttttattGGAGATTTTTTAACAAAGAACATGATGGAACGGaacagaacaccccccccccccaatacaccctgagacagcacctcaaaggaaaagaaacaaaagaccAACAATGGTCTATATGCAAGTTCTATTTAAAATTATAATACCAGGTTAATCTGACACATAATATTGCCATTACAAACATTAGCAAGCATCCTAGCGTTCTTGTTATTAGATGTAGGCAACATCTCAGTAATGTATCCTGTCCACCTAGAATCATTAAATAAAAACTAGTTTGTTTACATTATACTGAAATGATCATGATCCCACTCTGAAAattctgttttctgtgtttaagTGTACCAAACCTCAACATAGCAACATAGTAAATGTACTAACATACTGCAGATTTTGTACAGATACACTCTCGTGCTCTCACATGTACACAACTTATTTTGCTTTTGTGAAAACAACATTTTCCTTCAACTCAATGTAGTCCCAATCAAAAAACACCACATATTCACAATGTAAAAAATGAATAAGTGGGGTAAAAACACAACAATTTCTTTTAATATCTCTCAAATAGTACAACAGTGATGGGGGAATTTCTGTTGTTTTCCGACCATACTCTGTTTTCTAAACACAGACAACTAGTGGTAAGGCACTTTTCTCTAAACTAATTTGTATTgtgccaaaaaagaaaaagggcTAAGGCTGCAAtgagttcaaagttttattcgtcacatacacaATTATACTGAGAAcaatgtgcagtgaaatgcactGTTGCCTAGCTCAAGACTATGGGGAAAAGGACACAAGTTTGAAAGACAAGACAGAGACAAGGCATCAGGTATTACAGATATTAGACATTAAATACAACCAAAATATCTAAGGTGTGCAAAATTGGCAGTAAGTTGAGTTACTGCAAGAGTCCAGAAGTAAATAAGCATTTATATCAGTATTCATATATCTACTTGTATGAGTTAAGTAGACTGTAGCGTACGATGGTGTGTGGGTCCTAAACACTGTCCTCATTTAGGATCAGAATTGCCTGGGGAAAGAAGCTCTTCCCCAGCCTTTCTGTGCTGGCCTTCAGGCAGCAGTAGTGAGTGCATGCCTGGCCTCAGAAGAGGGAGTATTAATAATCGTTGTGGTCCTGGACCTGCATTGTCCAATGTAAACTTTCTAGAGGTTGGCACGTGAAAGTCCGATGGTGCACTTGCACTTACACAACCCTTTGCAAAGCCTTACAGTCCTGCTGTTTGTTGTTCCCGATGTTCCCTCTGGATGCTTTCAATAGTGGCAGAGTAAAAGTTTCTTAGTAATGGGAGGGGCAGCCTGAAGTCCCTGAGTAGTCTAAGGTGGTACAGGCGCTGGTAAGCCTTCCTCAATAAGGAGTCTGTATACAGGGACCAAGTCAGGTCCTCGGTTCTCTAAACACCAAGGTACCTGAAGCTATCCTCCCTCTCCACCAAAGCACCATGGATACTGATGTGGTGCTAGTCCCTCTGCTATCTCCTACCAAAGTCCACAATCAACTACTTTGTCTTTCTTACACTGAGGAGTATGCTGTTGACCTGGCATCAAAATTACAGCttcttcacctcctccaggTAGGCCTGCTATATGTCATTGGTGATCAGGCCTACCACAGCTGTACTGTCTGAAAACTGGACAATGACATTGGAGTTGAATGCGGCTATGCAATTACAGGTATACAGGGAGAACAGCAGAGGgctcaggacactgcccttggGGGGCCCCATGTTGATGGTGAGGGTCGATGAGACGTTACCGACCACTCATACTATCTGGGATCTATCTGTACCCAGTAACACAAGGAAACATTCAGTCCAAGGTCACTGAGCTTATTGATGAGTCTGGAGGGGTTTATGGAGTTCAGTGCTTGTAACTGTAATCAATAAACAGCATGCTCACAAAATTCCTGTTGTGCAGGTGGGCCAGTATGGCGTCAAGTAGAAAGATGATCATCAGTGGGTCTGTTTGGTCAGTATGGGAATTGTGCTGGGTCCAGGTCTTAATGGtcaaatccagaccaaattgtttcaactaaccagttcagtactctgtgactgtgactgtttatactcagctggttggttgaaacaaaacctttgtctggatttgtatttctggatctgaactttccacctctgtctg is part of the Paramormyrops kingsleyae isolate MSU_618 chromosome 17, PKINGS_0.4, whole genome shotgun sequence genome and encodes:
- the ywhag2 gene encoding 14-3-3 protein gamma-B yields the protein MVDREQLVQKARLAEQAERYDDMAAAMKSVTELNEALSNEERNLLSVAYKNVVGARRSSWRVISSIEQKTSADGNEKKIEMVRAYREKIEKELEAVCQDVLNLLDNFLIKNCSETQHESKVFYLKMKGDYYRYLAEVATGEKRATVVESSEKAYSEAHEISKEHMQPTHPIRLGLALNYSVFYYEIQNAPEQACHLAKTAFDDAIAELDTLNEDSYKDSTLIMQLLRDNLTLWTSDQQDDEGGEGNN